The Streptomyces sp. NL15-2K genome contains a region encoding:
- a CDS encoding FtsX-like permease family protein, whose amino-acid sequence MSVRQWAADLAMGVRFAFAGGREGWVRALLTAVGVGLGVALLLLTTAIPNALAVRDDREAARNDLYYGDTDTKVSRSDHSLLIANAGTTFRDKDVRGRVLEPEGPRAPLPPGVEKFPAQGEMVVSPALKDLLESGSGKLLRERLPQRIVGTIGESGLVGSAELAFYRGGQGLTDALGDGSAARIEQFGRSQDSSEELDPVLLLLILVVFVVLLMPVAVFIAAAVRFGGERRDRRLAALRLVGSDSRMTRRIAAGEALAGAVLGLVLGAGFFLMGREAAGSVEVFDVSVFPSYLNPSPALTLLVGLAVPAAAVLVTLFALRSVVIEPLGVVRTAKPARRRLWWRLLLPVAGLAALYPMVGQGRDDGDFNQYLVIGGVMLLLIGVTALLPWIVERVVGRLGGGGVAWQLAVRRLQLSSGTAARMVNGIAVAVAGAIALQMLFAGVEGNYTKDTDYDVSLAQMQVSVPPGESRLGEAAEKFRRTEGVRKIYAYSEGYLGDRRRDAQLNASVVVGDCASLREVADLPSCREGDVFAVRGAEYDTDTPKLAKAGRTLYFDPSYEGGPKTAEIPWVLPSDLKQAQTREDPTGSRRGGFLITPSALPAAAAPTLDGQLYLNLDESVPDVRDLVRNTAATIDPLTEPMVWRSVERADRYTAIRTGLFAGAACVLALIGASLLVSQLEQLRERKKLLSSLVAFGTRRSTLSLSVLWQTAIPIALGLLLASVVGMTLGAVLLRMTDNAVRVDWPSVLSMTGVGAAVVLVVTLLSLPPLLRLMRPDGLRTE is encoded by the coding sequence ATGAGCGTGCGGCAGTGGGCCGCTGATCTGGCCATGGGGGTCCGGTTCGCCTTCGCCGGCGGGCGTGAGGGATGGGTCCGGGCCCTGCTGACGGCCGTCGGCGTGGGACTCGGGGTGGCGCTGCTGCTGCTGACCACCGCGATACCGAACGCGCTGGCGGTGCGGGACGACCGGGAGGCCGCCCGCAACGACCTCTATTACGGCGACACCGACACCAAGGTGTCCAGGTCGGACCACTCGCTCCTGATCGCGAACGCCGGTACGACCTTCCGCGACAAGGACGTCCGGGGGCGGGTGCTGGAGCCGGAGGGGCCGCGGGCGCCGCTGCCGCCGGGGGTGGAGAAGTTCCCGGCGCAGGGCGAGATGGTGGTCTCCCCCGCGCTGAAGGACCTCCTGGAGTCCGGCTCCGGGAAGCTGCTGCGGGAGCGGCTGCCGCAGCGGATCGTCGGCACGATCGGCGAGAGCGGGCTGGTCGGCTCGGCCGAACTCGCCTTCTACCGGGGCGGCCAAGGCCTCACCGACGCGCTGGGCGACGGCAGTGCGGCCCGGATCGAGCAGTTCGGGAGGTCCCAGGATTCGTCCGAGGAGTTGGACCCCGTCCTGCTCCTGCTGATCCTCGTGGTCTTCGTCGTGCTGCTGATGCCGGTCGCCGTCTTCATCGCCGCGGCCGTACGGTTCGGCGGCGAGCGGCGTGACCGGCGGCTCGCGGCGCTCAGGCTGGTGGGCTCCGACAGCCGGATGACCCGTCGGATCGCCGCCGGTGAGGCGCTCGCGGGGGCGGTGCTCGGGCTGGTCCTCGGCGCGGGCTTCTTCCTGATGGGCCGTGAAGCGGCCGGATCGGTGGAGGTCTTCGACGTCAGCGTGTTCCCGAGCTATCTCAACCCCTCCCCCGCGCTGACCCTGTTGGTCGGTCTCGCGGTGCCCGCCGCCGCCGTTCTGGTCACGCTGTTCGCGCTGCGCTCAGTGGTGATCGAGCCGCTCGGCGTGGTGCGTACGGCGAAGCCCGCGCGGCGCCGGCTGTGGTGGCGGCTGCTGCTGCCGGTGGCCGGACTCGCGGCTCTCTACCCGATGGTCGGGCAGGGCCGCGACGACGGCGACTTCAACCAGTACCTGGTCATCGGCGGCGTCATGCTGCTGCTCATCGGTGTGACCGCGCTGCTGCCGTGGATCGTCGAAAGGGTCGTCGGCCGGCTCGGCGGAGGCGGCGTGGCCTGGCAACTGGCCGTGCGAAGGCTCCAGTTGAGCAGCGGTACGGCGGCCCGCATGGTCAACGGCATCGCGGTCGCGGTGGCCGGGGCGATCGCGCTGCAGATGCTGTTCGCCGGGGTGGAGGGCAACTACACGAAGGACACCGACTACGACGTCTCGCTGGCGCAGATGCAGGTGTCGGTGCCGCCGGGCGAGTCGCGGCTCGGCGAGGCCGCCGAGAAGTTCCGGCGGACGGAGGGGGTGCGCAAGATCTACGCGTACTCCGAGGGCTATCTCGGCGACCGGCGCAGGGATGCCCAGCTGAACGCCTCGGTCGTCGTCGGGGACTGCGCGTCACTGCGGGAGGTCGCCGACCTGCCCTCGTGCCGGGAGGGCGACGTGTTCGCCGTACGGGGCGCCGAGTACGACACCGACACCCCGAAGCTGGCCAAGGCCGGCCGCACGCTGTACTTCGACCCGTCCTACGAGGGCGGCCCGAAGACCGCGGAGATCCCCTGGGTGCTGCCGTCGGACCTGAAGCAGGCGCAGACCCGCGAGGACCCGACCGGTTCGCGGCGGGGCGGCTTCCTGATCACCCCGAGCGCACTGCCCGCGGCGGCCGCGCCGACGCTGGACGGGCAGCTGTACCTCAACCTCGACGAGTCCGTGCCGGACGTGCGCGACCTGGTGCGGAACACGGCGGCGACCATCGACCCGCTGACCGAGCCCATGGTCTGGCGCTCGGTCGAGCGCGCCGACCGCTACACCGCCATCCGCACCGGCCTGTTCGCGGGCGCCGCGTGTGTGCTGGCGCTGATCGGGGCGAGTCTGCTGGTGTCGCAGCTGGAGCAGCTGCGCGAGCGCAAGAAGCTGCTGTCGTCCCTGGTCGCCTTCGGCACCCGGCGCAGCACGCTGAGCCTGTCGGTGCTCTGGCAGACGGCGATCCCGATCGCGCTGGGCCTGCTGCTGGCGTCAGTGGTGGGGATGACGCTGGGCGCGGTGCTGCTGCGAATGACGGACAACGCGGTGCGCGTGGACTGGCCGAGCGTCCTGTCGATGACCGGCGTCGGCGCGGCGGTCGTCCTGGTGGTGACGCTGCTCAGCCTGCCGCCGCTGCTGCGGCTGATGCGGCCGGACGGGTTGCGGACGGAGTGA
- a CDS encoding LysR substrate-binding domain-containing protein, with protein MTLNRKKQPSLAQLRAFSAVAEHLHFRDAAAAIGMSQPALSGAVSALEETLGVTLLERTTRKVLLSPAGERLAVRAKAVLEEVGALLEEAEAVRAPFTGVLRLGVIPTVAPYLLPTVLRLVHDRYPDLDLQVHEEQTANLIEGLTSGRLDLLLLAVPLGVPGVVELPLFDEDFVLVTPLDHWLGGREGIPREALRELNLLLLDEGHCLRDQALDICREAGREDAPVTTTAAGLATLVQLVAGGLGVTLLPRTALKVETTRSDQLLTGYFADPAPTRRIALAMRAGAARGAEYEELATALRAALRPLPVRVLDAGV; from the coding sequence ATGACCCTGAACAGGAAGAAGCAGCCCAGCCTCGCCCAACTGCGCGCCTTCTCCGCCGTCGCCGAGCACCTCCACTTCCGGGACGCGGCCGCCGCGATCGGCATGAGCCAGCCGGCTCTCTCGGGCGCCGTCTCCGCGCTGGAGGAGACCCTCGGTGTCACCCTGCTGGAGCGCACCACCCGCAAGGTGCTGCTCTCACCCGCCGGGGAGCGGCTCGCCGTACGCGCCAAGGCCGTACTGGAGGAGGTCGGGGCGCTGTTGGAGGAGGCGGAGGCCGTCCGGGCGCCGTTCACGGGCGTACTGCGCCTCGGCGTCATCCCCACCGTCGCGCCCTACCTCCTGCCCACCGTCCTCAGGCTGGTCCACGACCGCTACCCGGACCTCGACCTCCAGGTCCACGAGGAGCAGACCGCCAACCTCATCGAGGGGCTGACCAGCGGACGCCTCGACCTGCTGCTGCTCGCCGTGCCCCTCGGTGTCCCGGGCGTCGTCGAACTCCCCCTCTTCGACGAGGACTTCGTACTCGTCACGCCCCTCGATCACTGGCTCGGCGGCCGCGAGGGCATCCCGCGCGAGGCACTGAGAGAACTCAACCTGCTGCTCCTCGACGAGGGGCACTGCCTGCGCGACCAGGCCCTCGACATCTGCCGGGAAGCGGGACGCGAGGACGCGCCGGTGACCACCACCGCGGCCGGGCTCGCCACCCTCGTCCAGCTCGTCGCCGGCGGCCTCGGCGTCACCCTGCTCCCGCGCACCGCCCTCAAGGTCGAGACGACCCGCAGCGACCAGCTCCTCACCGGCTACTTCGCCGACCCCGCCCCGACCCGTCGTATCGCCCTCGCCATGCGGGCAGGGGCGGCGCGCGGTGCCGAGTACGAGGAACTGGCGACCGCCCTGCGCGCTGCCCTGCGCCCGCTGCCGGTACGGGTGTTGGACGCCGGCGTCTGA
- a CDS encoding SPFH domain-containing protein, which yields MSTHDSTPTTDVPTADVPDMPAPRVREFAAHSIGGGLALLLGLAGLLLGIGMVVTATAVDATGAKAGLIIGGILVILAAVLAMCGLNMVAPGEARVVQLFGRYRGTIREDGLRWVNPFTSRAKISTRVRNHETAVLKVNDAYGNPIELAAVVVWKVEDTAQASFEVDDFLEFVSTQTEAAVRHIAIEYPYDAHDEDGLSLRGNAEEITEKLAAELHARVEAAGVHIIESRFTHLAYAPEIASAMLQRQQAGAVVAARRQIVDGAVGMVEAALARISERDIVELDEERKAAMVSNLMVVLCGDRSPQPVLNTGTLYQ from the coding sequence ATGTCCACGCACGACTCCACACCCACCACCGACGTGCCCACCGCCGACGTACCCGACATGCCCGCCCCACGCGTGCGGGAGTTCGCCGCGCACAGCATCGGCGGCGGGCTCGCGCTGCTGCTGGGCCTGGCCGGACTGCTGCTCGGCATAGGCATGGTCGTGACCGCCACGGCGGTCGACGCGACCGGCGCCAAGGCCGGCCTGATCATCGGCGGCATCCTGGTCATCCTCGCCGCGGTCCTCGCCATGTGCGGCCTGAACATGGTGGCGCCGGGCGAGGCCCGGGTCGTCCAGCTCTTCGGGCGGTACCGCGGGACGATCCGCGAGGACGGGCTGCGCTGGGTGAACCCCTTCACCTCCCGCGCGAAGATCTCCACCCGCGTCCGCAACCACGAGACCGCCGTACTGAAGGTCAACGACGCCTACGGCAACCCGATCGAGCTCGCCGCGGTCGTGGTGTGGAAGGTCGAGGACACCGCCCAGGCATCCTTCGAGGTGGACGACTTCCTGGAGTTCGTCTCCACCCAGACCGAGGCGGCGGTGCGGCACATCGCCATCGAGTACCCGTACGACGCCCATGACGAGGACGGCCTCTCGCTGCGCGGCAACGCCGAGGAGATCACCGAGAAGCTCGCCGCCGAGCTGCACGCGCGCGTGGAGGCCGCCGGCGTACACATCATCGAGTCGCGCTTCACGCACCTCGCCTACGCGCCCGAGATCGCCTCGGCGATGCTCCAGCGGCAGCAGGCCGGCGCGGTCGTCGCCGCGCGGCGGCAGATCGTCGACGGAGCGGTGGGGATGGTCGAGGCGGCGCTGGCGCGGATCTCCGAGCGTGACATCGTGGAGTTGGACGAGGAGCGGAAGGCGGCCATGGTGTCCAACCTGATGGTGGTGCTGTGCGGCGACCGGTCACCGCAGCCCGTCCTCAACACCGGGACTCTCTACCAGTGA
- a CDS encoding ABC transporter ATP-binding protein: MTPPPGSLLAAEQLRKAYGPTLALDGAEFSIHPGEIVAVMGPSGSGKSTLLHCLAGIVPPDSGSITYQGREMATMNDAQRSALRRGEFGFVFQFGQLVPELTCVENVALPLRLNGTSRKEAERTALSWMERLEVDDLRKKRPGEVSGGQGQRVAVARSLVTSPRVLFADEPTGALDSLNGERVMELLTDAARSTNAAVVLVTHEARVAAYSDREIVVRDGKSRDMERIV; this comes from the coding sequence GTGACCCCTCCCCCCGGTTCCCTGCTCGCGGCCGAGCAGCTGCGCAAGGCCTACGGGCCGACCCTCGCGCTCGACGGCGCCGAGTTCTCCATCCATCCCGGCGAGATCGTCGCCGTCATGGGCCCGTCCGGGTCCGGCAAGTCGACGCTGCTGCACTGCCTCGCCGGGATCGTGCCGCCCGACTCGGGCTCGATCACGTACCAGGGCCGCGAGATGGCCACCATGAACGACGCCCAGCGCAGCGCGCTCAGGCGCGGCGAGTTCGGGTTCGTGTTCCAGTTCGGGCAGCTGGTGCCCGAGTTGACCTGCGTCGAGAACGTGGCCCTGCCGCTGCGGCTGAACGGCACCTCCCGCAAGGAGGCCGAGCGGACCGCCCTGTCGTGGATGGAGCGGCTGGAGGTCGACGACCTGCGCAAGAAGCGGCCCGGTGAGGTGTCCGGCGGTCAGGGGCAGCGGGTCGCGGTCGCGCGGTCGCTGGTCACCAGTCCGCGGGTGCTGTTCGCGGACGAGCCGACCGGCGCGCTCGACTCGCTCAACGGGGAGCGCGTGATGGAGTTACTCACGGACGCCGCCCGGTCCACCAACGCCGCCGTCGTGCTGGTCACGCACGAGGCGCGGGTGGCCGCGTACTCCGACCGCGAGATCGTCGTACGGGACGGGAAGTCCCGGGACATGGAGCGGATCGTATGA
- a CDS encoding transglycosylase domain-containing protein, with translation MGRAEERRARQRGGHRAAPTSRRRSSRAAGKTGKSGIRRLFTWRKILGTFFGLCLLGIGAFIALYLMVEVPNGNAAAQAAQRQSNIYKYSDGTVLARDGKVNREIVDLSKVPKDVRYTFVAAENKTFYTDAGVDLKGTARGLINTLSGKGKQGGSTITQQYVKNYYLDQDQTVTRKLKELVIALKVDREKSKDDILAGYINTSYYGRGAYGIQAAAQAYYRVDAEKLTVEQGAYLAALLQAPSQYDWSAASDTGKRLVTQRWNYVLNNMVEEGWLDKAKRDAMEFPVPKEPKGAPGLDGQKGYLVKLANQQLEQQLMKQEGISQSEAEAQVENQGWTITLNIDKKKQAQLEKAVKAQLTSKLDPKQRPVDENVQAGAVSVDPKTGKIVALYGGEDYLKHYFSNATRADYQPASTFKPVILAAALEENAKTQDDKPINANTIYDGTSKRPVKGSDIAFAPENEDDRDYGDVTVQTAMNKSINSVFAQMGVDVGMDHVLSMASKLGMDTADLKAVPAQTLGTMGASPLQMAGVYATLDNHGKKVTPTILKSAEHNTRTVDMPDPVGDQVLTPEAADTVTSVLTGVVDDGTARRAVRDNSERDGRPVAGKTGTSDDNKSAWFTGYTPDLVTSVGLFGEDAKTSAQTKMYGAGGEDRVNGGGFPAQIWAAYTFGVSAEDTKFDLDTDQGAAVKPSAKPTPIQRPSQTPSEDPTTKEPTSEPPTSEPSTSEPPTDTPTTTPTTSPPTTPPPTPTTSPPADGAPEDPPDPGARQ, from the coding sequence ATGGGACGAGCGGAAGAGAGACGAGCGCGCCAGCGCGGCGGTCACCGCGCGGCGCCCACGAGCCGTCGCCGCTCGTCTCGCGCGGCCGGCAAGACCGGGAAGAGCGGCATACGCAGGCTGTTCACCTGGAGGAAGATCCTCGGCACGTTCTTCGGCCTGTGCCTGCTCGGCATCGGCGCCTTCATCGCGCTGTACCTGATGGTGGAGGTCCCCAACGGCAACGCGGCCGCGCAGGCCGCGCAGCGCCAGAGCAACATCTACAAGTACAGCGACGGCACGGTCCTGGCTCGCGACGGCAAGGTCAACCGCGAGATCGTGGACCTGTCCAAGGTCCCGAAGGACGTCCGCTACACCTTCGTCGCGGCGGAGAACAAGACCTTCTACACGGACGCCGGCGTCGACCTGAAGGGCACGGCCCGCGGTCTGATCAACACGCTGTCCGGCAAGGGCAAGCAGGGTGGTTCGACGATCACCCAGCAGTACGTCAAGAACTACTACCTCGACCAGGACCAGACCGTCACGCGCAAGCTGAAGGAACTGGTCATCGCGTTGAAGGTGGACCGCGAGAAGTCCAAGGACGACATCCTCGCCGGCTACATCAACACCAGCTACTACGGCCGCGGCGCCTACGGCATCCAGGCCGCCGCCCAGGCCTACTACCGCGTCGACGCCGAGAAACTCACGGTCGAACAGGGCGCCTACCTCGCCGCGCTGCTCCAGGCGCCGAGCCAGTACGACTGGTCGGCGGCGAGCGACACCGGCAAGCGGCTGGTGACGCAGCGCTGGAACTACGTCCTGAACAACATGGTCGAGGAGGGCTGGCTGGACAAGGCCAAGCGCGACGCCATGGAGTTCCCGGTGCCGAAGGAGCCGAAGGGCGCGCCCGGTCTGGACGGCCAGAAGGGCTACCTGGTCAAGCTCGCCAACCAGCAACTCGAGCAGCAGCTGATGAAGCAGGAGGGCATCTCACAGTCCGAGGCGGAGGCCCAGGTCGAGAACCAGGGCTGGACCATCACCCTGAACATCGACAAGAAGAAGCAGGCCCAGCTGGAGAAGGCCGTCAAAGCACAGCTGACCAGCAAACTGGACCCGAAGCAGCGGCCGGTCGATGAGAACGTCCAGGCCGGCGCCGTCTCCGTCGACCCCAAGACGGGGAAGATCGTCGCCCTGTACGGCGGCGAGGATTACCTCAAGCACTACTTCAGCAACGCGACCCGCGCCGACTACCAGCCCGCGTCAACCTTCAAGCCGGTCATCCTCGCCGCCGCCCTGGAGGAGAACGCGAAGACGCAGGACGACAAGCCCATCAACGCGAACACGATCTACGACGGCACCAGCAAGCGCCCAGTCAAGGGAAGCGACATCGCCTTCGCCCCGGAGAACGAGGACGACCGGGACTACGGCGACGTCACCGTCCAAACGGCGATGAACAAGTCGATCAACTCCGTCTTCGCGCAGATGGGCGTCGACGTCGGCATGGACCACGTCCTGTCCATGGCGAGCAAGCTGGGCATGGACACCGCCGACCTGAAGGCGGTGCCCGCGCAGACCCTCGGCACCATGGGGGCGAGCCCGCTGCAGATGGCTGGGGTCTACGCCACTCTCGACAACCACGGCAAGAAGGTCACGCCGACCATCCTCAAGTCGGCCGAGCACAACACCCGCACGGTCGACATGCCCGACCCCGTCGGCGACCAGGTCCTCACGCCTGAGGCCGCCGACACGGTCACCTCTGTGCTGACCGGAGTGGTCGACGATGGTACGGCGCGCAGGGCCGTGCGGGACAACTCGGAGCGTGACGGCCGACCGGTCGCGGGCAAGACCGGCACCTCTGACGACAACAAGTCCGCCTGGTTCACCGGCTACACGCCCGACCTGGTCACTTCGGTCGGCCTGTTCGGTGAGGACGCGAAGACCAGCGCACAGACCAAGATGTACGGGGCGGGCGGCGAGGACCGAGTCAACGGCGGCGGTTTCCCGGCGCAGATCTGGGCGGCGTACACATTCGGCGTCTCGGCCGAGGACACCAAGTTCGACCTGGACACCGACCAGGGCGCGGCGGTCAAGCCGTCCGCAAAGCCGACACCCATCCAGCGCCCGAGCCAGACCCCGTCGGAGGATCCGACGACGAAGGAGCCGACATCGGAGCCGCCGACCTCGGAGCCCTCGACATCCGAGCCGCCCACCGACACGCCGACGACAACGCCGACGACATCGCCGCCAACGACCCCGCCGCCGACACCGACGACATCCCCGCCGGCGGACGGCGCTCCGGAGGACCCTCCCGACCCCGGCGCACGACAGTGA
- a CDS encoding PadR family transcriptional regulator encodes MSIGHTLLGLLESGPRHGYDLKRAFDEKFGHDRPLHYGQVYSTMSRLLKHGLVEVDGIEPGGGPERKRYAITEAGITDVQRWLATPEKPEPYLQSTLYTKVVLALLTRRDAADILDTQRAEHLRMMRILTDRKRKGDLADQLICDHALFHLEADLRWLELTAARLDKLAEVVTK; translated from the coding sequence ATGTCCATCGGTCACACCCTCCTAGGACTCCTGGAGTCCGGCCCGCGCCACGGCTACGACCTGAAGCGGGCCTTCGACGAGAAGTTCGGTCACGACCGGCCGCTGCACTACGGCCAGGTCTACTCGACGATGTCCCGCCTGTTGAAGCACGGGCTCGTCGAGGTCGACGGGATCGAGCCCGGCGGCGGGCCGGAGCGCAAGCGGTACGCGATCACCGAGGCCGGGATCACCGACGTACAGCGGTGGTTGGCCACGCCGGAGAAGCCCGAGCCGTATCTGCAGTCCACGCTGTACACCAAGGTCGTCCTCGCGCTGCTCACCCGGCGCGACGCGGCCGACATCCTCGACACGCAGCGCGCCGAGCACCTGCGCATGATGCGGATCCTCACCGACCGCAAGCGGAAGGGCGATCTGGCCGATCAGCTCATCTGCGACCACGCGCTGTTCCATCTGGAGGCCGATCTGCGCTGGCTGGAGCTGACCGCCGCGCGGCTCGACAAGCTCGCCGAGGTGGTGACCAAGTGA